One genomic region from Populus nigra chromosome 8, ddPopNigr1.1, whole genome shotgun sequence encodes:
- the LOC133700729 gene encoding sister chromatid cohesion protein PDS5 homolog D-like isoform X2: MPNSETELEERLKEAGNSLLNPPSSVDDLLDSLDKLERLLTNVEQAPSRSMQDALLPPMKALISSAILRHLDEDVRVAVASCMSEITRITAPDAPYNDDLMKEIFQLTVASFEKLSHESGHCYTKAVSILENVARVRSCLMMLDLELDELILDMFQYFLKFIRSNHPQIAILAMETIMTLVIDESEEISVELLTLLLVSVKKQNQSFSPIAWKLGERVITNCAAKIKPYLKEAVQSTGMPLDEYAPIVASIFQDESHTLECDYNNHSGEPLGLSPNAACRKEVFEGKDVIPKSIARNGTASTRNAGTVKKDNASKMLEPCSHTEHSKSTNAQDKAEPEVMLEMEPKAVPSKRGWKPNSLMNPEEGYDPWFSTGRKTTKLLREKLQDKGNDDLPSETPDSKKVALSLMHVKVTKPTRFTPKTVQISRSSSLTPQQDITAGSHFKRGRPKKKGKSMSEDADPSPSLLSKRESMSAQVDEKAPEFDDASLRKQSKERSDSEAKKQKRLRKNELGSKTPKKISLSSGRVVSSKKSVVLSEPEEKPVHQPVVIAVRRFNKHRTAVPTGTKKKSLDVNSDEDVGEAFRDKIKSLDMDGSYLEETPQPKLKRKRTPRKEVFSGTPDLGEQLVGSKIKVWWPLDKRFYEGVVDSYDPIKKKHKVLYADGDEEKLNLKKQRWEFIEDGIFPVQGQEIDVPKPGTSSDILQKVNSETKSESKKKSKAVSSSKRSRAASISKTTARRFAGKSAYGAVHDEPIRVDKPADHDTSGPGSGSEDSKNTPGPGSGSEDSKNTPGPGGSSKDDGENSTVKLKIHDPQRIDNNSKQAMPETVNTSDNGSPKAGTVFCSFNSEQTMPVGATLSKDESSRGGDESHGSDGPKREQQGEASSSLSPETD; this comes from the exons TCACAAATGTGGAGCAAGCACCATCAAGATCAATGCAAGATGCTCTTTTACCACCAATGAAGGCATTAATCTCTAGTGCCATTTTGAGGCACTTGGACGAAGATGTAAGGGTTGCGGTTGCATCTTGCATGAGTGAGATTACAAGAATAACAGCACCAGATGCTCCTTACAATGATGACCTAATGAAG GAAATTTTTCAATTGACTGTAGcatcttttgaaaaattatccCATGAGTCTGGCCATTGTTATACAAAGGCAGTTTCAATTCTTGAGAATGTAGCGAGGGTGAGGTCATGCTTGATGATGCTGGACCTGGAGTTGGATGAACTAATTTTAGATATGTTCCAATACTTTCTGAAATTCATCAG GTCCAATCATCCACAAATTGCAATCTTGGCCATGGAAACAATTATGACCCTGGTCATTGATGAAAGTGAAGAAATCTCAGTGGAGCTTCTCACTCTCCTTTTAGTGAGTGTAAAAAAGCAAAACCAG AGTTTTTCTCCTATAGCATGGAAGCTTGGGGAAAGAGTTATCACTAATTGTGCTGCTAAAATTAAGCCCTATCTCAAGGAAGCTGTGCAGTCTACAGGCATGCCTTTGGATGAATATGCTCCAATAGTTGCTTCTATATTCCAAGATGAGTCTCACACACTCGAATGTGATTATAACAATCATTCTGGGGAACCTTTG GGATTATCACCAAATGCTGCTTGTCGTAAAGAAGTTTTTGAAGGTAAGGACGTGATTCCAAAGTCAATAGCAAGGAATGGAACTGCTTCAACTAGAAATGCCGGGACTGTTAAAAAGGATAATGCTTCAAAAATGCTAGAGCCTTGCTCTCATACTGAGCATTCTAAAAGCACCAATGCTCAGGACAAAGCAGAACCTGAAGTCATGTTAGAAATGGAGCCAAAGGCTGTTCCAAGTAAAAGGGGCTGGAAACCTAATTCTTTGATGAATCCAGAAGAAGGCTATGATCCTTGGTTTTCAACAGGAAGAAAAACTACCAAACTTCTCCGTGAAAAGCTTCAAGATAAGGGCAACGATGATTTACCCTCAGAAACTCCAGATTCCAAGAAGGTAGCTCTGTCATTAATGCATGTGAAAGTGACAAAACCTACAAGATTTACCCCCAAAACTGTTCAAATCTCAAGGTCTTCTTCCCTAACACCACAACAAGACATAACTGCTGGAAGTCATTTTAAAAGAGGCCGGccaaagaaaaagggaaagagtATGAGTGAAGATGCTGATCCAAGTCCTTCATTGTTGTCAAAGCGTGAAAGCATGAGTGCTCAGGTCGACGAGAAAGCTCCAGAATTCGATGATGCCAGTTTGAGAAAGCAGTCTAAAGAAAGAAGTGACTCAgaagcaaagaaacaaaaacgcttaagaaaaaatgaacttgGCTCAAAGACTCCTAAGAAGATATCTCTGTCTTCTGGACGTGTAGTATCTTCAAAGAAATCAGTGGTCCTCAGTGAACCAGAGGAAAAGCCTGTCCACCAGCCAGTTGTGATTGCAGTAAGGAGATTTAATAAGCACCGCACTGCAGTCCCAACAGGCACAAAAAAGAAGTCTTTGGATGTTAATTCAGACGAGGATGTTGGGGAAGCATTTAGAGATAAG ATAAAGTCATTAGACATGGATGGAAGTTACCTGGAAGAAACCCCACAACCAAAGCTCAAGAGGAAGCGTACTCCAAGGAAGGAAGTG TTTTCTGGAACTCCTGATCTTGGTGAGCAATTGGTTGGTAGCAAAATAAAGGTTTGGTGGCCACTGGATAAGAG GTTCTATGAAGGAGTTGTTGATTCCTACGACCCCATCAAAAAGAAGCACAAG GTCCTGTATGCTGATGGGGATGAAGAGAAGCTTAATCTCAAAAAGCAGCGATGGGAATTCATTGAAGATGGTATCTTTCCAGTTCAA GGGCAGGAGATTGATGTTCCAAAACCTGGTACTTCATCTGATAT ACTGCAAAAAGTGAACAGTGAAACCAAGTCagagtcaaaaaaaaaatcgaaggcTGTTTCATCCTCAAAAAG GAGCAGAGCTGCCAGCATTTCCAAAACCACCGCTAGAAGATTTGCTGGCAAATCTGCATATGGTGCTGTCCATGACGAACCAATTCGTGTTGACAAACCTGCGGATCATGACACATCTGGGCCAGGTAGTGGTTCAGAAGATAGTAAAAACACACCTGGGCCAGGCAGTGGTTCAGAAGATAGTAAAAACACACCTGGGCCAGGCGGCAGTTCAAAAGATGATGGTGAAAATTCTACTGTCAAGTTGAAGATTCACGATCCACAACGGATTGATAACAACTCCAAGCAAGCAATGCCAGAGACTGTAAATACATCTGACAATGGAAGTCCCAAAGCTGGTACCGTGTTCTGTAGCTTCAACTCTGAGCAGACCATGCCAGTTGGTGCAACCCTATCCAAGGATGAAAGTTCCAGAGGGGGTGATGAATCTCATGGCTCAGATGGACCTAAGAGGGAACAGCAGGGGGAAGCGAGCTCTTCCCTTTCACCTGAAACTGACTAG
- the LOC133700729 gene encoding sister chromatid cohesion protein PDS5 homolog D-like isoform X1, whose protein sequence is MPNSETELEERLKEAGNSLLNPPSSVDDLLDSLDKLERLLTNVEQAPSRSMQDALLPPMKALISSAILRHLDEDVRVAVASCMSEITRITAPDAPYNDDLMKEIFQLTVASFEKLSHESGHCYTKAVSILENVARVRSCLMMLDLELDELILDMFQYFLKFIRSNHPQIAILAMETIMTLVIDESEEISVELLTLLLVSVKKQNQSFSPIAWKLGERVITNCAAKIKPYLKEAVQSTGMPLDEYAPIVASIFQDESHTLECDYNNHSGEPLGLSPNAACRKEVFEGKDVIPKSIARNGTASTRNAGTVKKDNASKMLEPCSHTEHSKSTNAQDKAEPEVMLEMEPKAVPSKRGWKPNSLMNPEEGYDPWFSTGRKTTKLLREKLQDKGNDDLPSETPDSKKVALSLMHVKVTKPTRFTPKTVQISRSSSLTPQQDITAGSHFKRGRPKKKGKSMSEDADPSPSLLSKRESMSAQVDEKAPEFDDASLRKQSKERSDSEAKKQKRLRKNELGSKTPKKISLSSGRVVSSKKSVVLSEPEEKPVHQPVVIAVRRFNKHRTAVPTGTKKKSLDVNSDEDVGEAFRDKKIKSLDMDGSYLEETPQPKLKRKRTPRKEVFSGTPDLGEQLVGSKIKVWWPLDKRFYEGVVDSYDPIKKKHKVLYADGDEEKLNLKKQRWEFIEDGIFPVQGQEIDVPKPGTSSDILQKVNSETKSESKKKSKAVSSSKRSRAASISKTTARRFAGKSAYGAVHDEPIRVDKPADHDTSGPGSGSEDSKNTPGPGSGSEDSKNTPGPGGSSKDDGENSTVKLKIHDPQRIDNNSKQAMPETVNTSDNGSPKAGTVFCSFNSEQTMPVGATLSKDESSRGGDESHGSDGPKREQQGEASSSLSPETD, encoded by the exons TCACAAATGTGGAGCAAGCACCATCAAGATCAATGCAAGATGCTCTTTTACCACCAATGAAGGCATTAATCTCTAGTGCCATTTTGAGGCACTTGGACGAAGATGTAAGGGTTGCGGTTGCATCTTGCATGAGTGAGATTACAAGAATAACAGCACCAGATGCTCCTTACAATGATGACCTAATGAAG GAAATTTTTCAATTGACTGTAGcatcttttgaaaaattatccCATGAGTCTGGCCATTGTTATACAAAGGCAGTTTCAATTCTTGAGAATGTAGCGAGGGTGAGGTCATGCTTGATGATGCTGGACCTGGAGTTGGATGAACTAATTTTAGATATGTTCCAATACTTTCTGAAATTCATCAG GTCCAATCATCCACAAATTGCAATCTTGGCCATGGAAACAATTATGACCCTGGTCATTGATGAAAGTGAAGAAATCTCAGTGGAGCTTCTCACTCTCCTTTTAGTGAGTGTAAAAAAGCAAAACCAG AGTTTTTCTCCTATAGCATGGAAGCTTGGGGAAAGAGTTATCACTAATTGTGCTGCTAAAATTAAGCCCTATCTCAAGGAAGCTGTGCAGTCTACAGGCATGCCTTTGGATGAATATGCTCCAATAGTTGCTTCTATATTCCAAGATGAGTCTCACACACTCGAATGTGATTATAACAATCATTCTGGGGAACCTTTG GGATTATCACCAAATGCTGCTTGTCGTAAAGAAGTTTTTGAAGGTAAGGACGTGATTCCAAAGTCAATAGCAAGGAATGGAACTGCTTCAACTAGAAATGCCGGGACTGTTAAAAAGGATAATGCTTCAAAAATGCTAGAGCCTTGCTCTCATACTGAGCATTCTAAAAGCACCAATGCTCAGGACAAAGCAGAACCTGAAGTCATGTTAGAAATGGAGCCAAAGGCTGTTCCAAGTAAAAGGGGCTGGAAACCTAATTCTTTGATGAATCCAGAAGAAGGCTATGATCCTTGGTTTTCAACAGGAAGAAAAACTACCAAACTTCTCCGTGAAAAGCTTCAAGATAAGGGCAACGATGATTTACCCTCAGAAACTCCAGATTCCAAGAAGGTAGCTCTGTCATTAATGCATGTGAAAGTGACAAAACCTACAAGATTTACCCCCAAAACTGTTCAAATCTCAAGGTCTTCTTCCCTAACACCACAACAAGACATAACTGCTGGAAGTCATTTTAAAAGAGGCCGGccaaagaaaaagggaaagagtATGAGTGAAGATGCTGATCCAAGTCCTTCATTGTTGTCAAAGCGTGAAAGCATGAGTGCTCAGGTCGACGAGAAAGCTCCAGAATTCGATGATGCCAGTTTGAGAAAGCAGTCTAAAGAAAGAAGTGACTCAgaagcaaagaaacaaaaacgcttaagaaaaaatgaacttgGCTCAAAGACTCCTAAGAAGATATCTCTGTCTTCTGGACGTGTAGTATCTTCAAAGAAATCAGTGGTCCTCAGTGAACCAGAGGAAAAGCCTGTCCACCAGCCAGTTGTGATTGCAGTAAGGAGATTTAATAAGCACCGCACTGCAGTCCCAACAGGCACAAAAAAGAAGTCTTTGGATGTTAATTCAGACGAGGATGTTGGGGAAGCATTTAGAGATAAG AAGATAAAGTCATTAGACATGGATGGAAGTTACCTGGAAGAAACCCCACAACCAAAGCTCAAGAGGAAGCGTACTCCAAGGAAGGAAGTG TTTTCTGGAACTCCTGATCTTGGTGAGCAATTGGTTGGTAGCAAAATAAAGGTTTGGTGGCCACTGGATAAGAG GTTCTATGAAGGAGTTGTTGATTCCTACGACCCCATCAAAAAGAAGCACAAG GTCCTGTATGCTGATGGGGATGAAGAGAAGCTTAATCTCAAAAAGCAGCGATGGGAATTCATTGAAGATGGTATCTTTCCAGTTCAA GGGCAGGAGATTGATGTTCCAAAACCTGGTACTTCATCTGATAT ACTGCAAAAAGTGAACAGTGAAACCAAGTCagagtcaaaaaaaaaatcgaaggcTGTTTCATCCTCAAAAAG GAGCAGAGCTGCCAGCATTTCCAAAACCACCGCTAGAAGATTTGCTGGCAAATCTGCATATGGTGCTGTCCATGACGAACCAATTCGTGTTGACAAACCTGCGGATCATGACACATCTGGGCCAGGTAGTGGTTCAGAAGATAGTAAAAACACACCTGGGCCAGGCAGTGGTTCAGAAGATAGTAAAAACACACCTGGGCCAGGCGGCAGTTCAAAAGATGATGGTGAAAATTCTACTGTCAAGTTGAAGATTCACGATCCACAACGGATTGATAACAACTCCAAGCAAGCAATGCCAGAGACTGTAAATACATCTGACAATGGAAGTCCCAAAGCTGGTACCGTGTTCTGTAGCTTCAACTCTGAGCAGACCATGCCAGTTGGTGCAACCCTATCCAAGGATGAAAGTTCCAGAGGGGGTGATGAATCTCATGGCTCAGATGGACCTAAGAGGGAACAGCAGGGGGAAGCGAGCTCTTCCCTTTCACCTGAAACTGACTAG
- the LOC133701776 gene encoding cinnamoyl-CoA reductase 1-like, with protein sequence MPVDASSLSGQGQTICVTGAGGFIASWMVKLLLDKGYTVRGTARNPADPKNSHLRELEGAQERLTLCKADLLDYESLKEAIQGCDGVFHTASPVTDDPEEMVEPAVNGTKNVIIAAAEAKVRRVVFTSSIGAVYMDPNKGPDVVIDESCWSDLEFCKNTKNWYCYGKAVAEQAAWDMAKEKGVDLVVVNPVLVLGPLLQPTVNASITHILKYLTGSAKTYANSVQAYVHVRDVALAHILVFETPSASGRYLCFESVLHRGEVVEILAKFFPEYPIPTKCSDEKNPRKQPYKFSNQKLRDLGFEFTPVKQCMYETVRSLQEKGHLPIPKQAAEESVKIQ encoded by the exons ATGCCTGTTGATGCTTCATCACTTTCAGGCCAAGGCCAAACTATCTGTGTCACCGGGGCTGGTGGTTTCATTGCTTCTTGGATGGTTAAACTTCTTTTAGATAAAGGTTACACTGTTAGAGGAACTGCGAGGAACCCAG CTGATCCCAAGAATTCTCATTTGAGGGAGCTTGAAGGAGCTCAAGAAAGATTAACTTTATGCAAAGCTGATCTTCTTGATTATGAGTCTCTTAAAGAGGCTATTCAAGGGTGTGATGGTGTTTTCCACACTGCTTCTCCTGTCACAGATGATCCG GAAGAAATGGTGGAGCCAGCAGTGAATGGGACCAAAAATGTGATCATTGCGGCGGCTGAGGCCAAAGTCCGACGAGTGGTGTTCACGTCATCGATTGGTGCTGTGTACATGGATCCCAATAAGGGCCCAGATGTTGTCATTGATGAGTCTTGCTGGAGTGATCTTGAATTCTGCAAGAACACCAAg AATTGGTATTGCTATGGAAAGGCTGTGGCAGAACAAGCTGCATGGGATATGGCTAAGGAGAAAGGGGTGGACCTAGTGGTGGTTAACCCAGTGCTGGTGCTTGGACCATTGTTGCAGCCCACTGTCAATGCTAGCATCACTCACATCCTCAAGTACCTCACCGGCTCAGCCAAGACATATGCTAACTCTGTTCAAGCTTATGTGCATGTTAGGGATGTGGCACTAGCCCACATTTTAGTCTTTGAGACGCCTTCCGCCTCCGGCCGTTACCTTTGCTTTGAGAGCGTTCTCCACCGTGGAGAGGTGGTGGAAATCCTTGCAAAGTTCTTCCCTGAGTACCCCATCCCTACCAA GTGCTCAGATGAGAAGAACCCAAGGAAACAACCTTACAAGTTCTCAAACCAGAAGCTAAGGGATCTGGGCTTCGAATTCACCCCAGTGAAGCAGTGTATGTATGAAACTGTTAGGAGCTTGCAGGAAAAGGGTCACCTTCCAATCCCAAAACAAGCTGCAGAAGAGTCTGTGAAAATTCAATAA